The genomic interval AATAACCTTCTTTTGACTGTGCAGTCTGTTATGAGTCCACTCTGGCTAAATGTATAGGGCAGCCTCATAAAGTGGAAGGGAGCAAAGcacaagaaaaatacaattactaCAATAAAAACTTTGGCTTTGGTCTTTTTTCTCATAGCTTTGTCTTTACTGTGAGATTTTTTGTAGGAATCATAAACTTTTTTGCtgattattgtataaaaaacagtCATAGAAATGAAAACAGACCAAAAAATCATCAGACTGATATAATTTACAGCTTTGTGCCATGCCATGCCCAGTGGAGTCTTGAGTTTAGCACAGCTGTGAACATTTTCAGGTGTTGCTTTTATGTTGTTCAGTATCATGTTAGGTGTTGATAATCCAAATATGATGATCCACACCGAGAAAGATATTCGTTTGGCAATACTAATCTGATCCATACATCTTCTTTCAAATGGTCGTACAATCTTAAGGAAACGGTCCATGCCTATGAGTCCAAGAAGTATTATATTGACATACATGGCTGAATAAAATACTACTGCAGAACAGCGACAGACAAAGATTTTAACCTGCCATGGTGCAATTTCAGAATCTGTGACAATTTTAAAAGGCAGTGCCAGTGTCATAATTATATCAGCTGCCACAGTATTTTTaagatatacaataaaaacactgCTAGTGggaactttacaaaaaatacagatggaTAGGCTGTTCATGAAGACTCCAAGACAGAATACAACTGTGTATAGGATAGGGAAAACCATTTGTGCCATTTTGATGTCATGTGTACAGTTAACGGGTGCTGGTGATCTGCCTGAAAGGTTGGAAATTTCGAAATCCATGGCTGTAAGAAAATATGTTAGAGTCACACACAATGCATCAATTCTcagtgtaaaaatacataaaactattaCAATATAAACACTTTATGATTTAGGATTCAAAGGTTCTTCCTAGCCCTTTATCTCAGTGTTTCCCGACCTTTTTAACATCGGGGAAttgttgaaataactttctggtctctATATCCACAATTTAAAGTACGGTACATTAACATGATGGTCAGaaggaaaatgcctcttacattattgGCCAATGGGAAGGCTccccacccttacaaatagccttACGAATATCTGTGAAAAACTGACCGGTGAGCCTACTCATTGCTCATgtaacccctaacaacctctggaggaaccccagggttgggttacaaccctggttgagaaacactgctctatctTCCAAAGCTAACATGGAGATTGACATGACATAAATGGATCAGAGGCTTGTCCTTGCCGCCACCGCCTATTACCTTCATATTACTCTTACCTTAAATAAGCACACGAGACCCAGTTATGGATTAAATGGCCTTAATGTCAGCTTTATTATCTAATACTTACATATTAACATAAATGTACATAACCAAATATAATTTAACTGGAATTGTACCTTGGTCATCCAAACCCTTAAACCTGTAACTCATTGCACCTACCAGACCCTGGTTGCTCTCAAGTTCCAAGTTCTCAAAGACATTATCCACCCTATCCCACCAGAGGGGCTAACACTGTTCCTGTTCTGTTCCCAGCCACACAGCACGGACGGAACGTTATCTTTGCCTGTGCAGAGCCTCTTCCCAATCCAACTTTGAACTCTGCCCttaatttctttattacattgaGAGTCCCTACACCTGAGATGCGTTCTCCCCATCACTACCCTCGAGGCCCTCAACTGCACCACCTATCCCCACAAACAACCCTAAATAAAAGGGGAAGGGCGGAATCTTTCTCCCCTTTCCACAAAATGGCTCCTGATCACTCCCTCCTAACCCCGTATAAAACCCTATTGTCTCCTCCTTTTGTTTTTCCCCAATGCCCAATACAGGCCTTTTCCTCTCCTTGATCTCCCCCCTCTCCCCTTGTCATGATGTCCTTCCACCCAGCTCCTTCTAGTCGCCCAGCTCCAGGCCTTACTTTACAATGACATTGTCCAGTGAACCTAGAAAAGTGCAACTTTCCCAGGATGTACAATGTGTGAAATGTGTTCTTAAAGTAGTAAGTTCACACCAGTGGTTTGCAGAAGACTGAACTTATTGTATTGAATGTATTGAAGGGTCAGAAAAATGCAGTCTAACAGATATATCTACTAACCAGTGGCAAACAAAGTCACCAAAGTGCCCCTGGGAAAGAACAGTTTACTTATCATATTATAAAAGACATATATAGATAAACAGACAGATAGGTGTTACCTTTCTGATACACTGATTTCTCTGGTTTGacaggaaacaaataaaataaaaacaaatgcttttggTCCAAAAGGGAAAAGGAGGTACATTATGAGTACATGTTTTGAGAGGGGAAGAGGACCCATAGAGTGTAAATGGAACTTAATTGGAATGTCTGCTTTATTACTattcttttgcagttttttttatttttaagcacatAAAGTGAAGCTGCAGCTTGCTGAATCAAGGTTTATAAAATAACCTAATTTCCTtggaatatttaaactatttcTCTGCTAAGCATAAAATACCTTGAGCAATGTATATCTCTTTAGAATTTCACATTCACATTCTAAAACACTGGTACCCcaaaaaatggacagaaacaCTGTCCTGCATGGGAGGGGGCTGGGCAGTAGATAAGTTTTGTTAAGTTATAGACTGTGTGGGGGAATGATGGATTGGAGGGGAATGGGGAACCCATAAAGATTAGTCACAAAAGTAATCAGAAATTTGCAATTTACTTGACTGGATATCCAAAGTGATTTTCCATCAATGTACTGCAGAAAGATAATTACCTAACTATTAGTAAATCAACCGTCATGTGTACACTAGGGTAGCTATAATGACCTATGAAAATACAGTCTCACGGAATGTCTAACGAAATGGGTAGTTGAACCAGAATAGCTGCtttgtatttgtactttgtaGTCTCTATGTGTAAAACATACACAATGCTACTGCTACCCAATGACCATGTCTTCAAGGGAGTCTAGGTGCCTGCCATGgtgcatatttctatttttattgaattCTTGCTGCTTTGGGGAATGTCAGTTTTGCTTGGGGTTACAGGACAacatacaactaaaaaaaaaatatcttaccaGAGGTCTTGATAGTGTTCTAAAGTCCACTTTCTGCTTTCTCCTTTGAGCTAATGACTCCTATTAGTAAAGAAGAACAGCTTCTTCCATCCTATTAGCTGAATGTGGTATATCCCATCTCTTGGTAAATTCAAGCTTAAAGACAGCCGGGTGAGTGCTTTGCCTGTTGATGCCACCTTGGTTGTTCCCTCTGTTCATCAAACCAGCTATTACAGCAGTGCCCGTGTTGCTAGaataattttctgtattaaaTCCTCATACTGAACAACCTAAAAATGGTAGAAACCACGGTAAGGCTCCACTGCAGCACATTTACTCTGCAGACCAGAATCTTAAAACCTGAGTATTATTTTGGCTCATTTGGGATAAttagtgcaatgggaattaagaCATTTATCATGTTAGCACTTAATACACACTAAGTTACAAAGTAACATAAAAGCATTCTTCCCATCACTTGGGGTAAGCTGAATCATTAATGAAAGACTATAGCTAatggaaacatgttttttttacataaagcctGCACTTTGGAGTTTCATTTTTCTGAGATCACTTAGTTACAATAGGAAAAACCACAACAGTTACTTAAaagtttcatatttgtttttttatctatgtgaatctaaaatgtgtatttttgcaAACTAATCATAATATTATGCAATCATATTCAGATCAATAGAACATTATATTCCAAAGCATAGTATTGTCACAGAACCAGTGTGGGATTTTAATATATCTTCCTTGTTATCGATACTGCCTAAGGAGTTATGACCTAATGGACATGTATTGCCTTTATGACAGTTTTGTAGTATATAACTTACTGAGTGTTGCCACTCCAAACCCCACGACTGGTGAGCATGGGGAGGTGAAAGCTGTGTGTACATCACAAGACAGGTGCATTATGGACATGGACATGGACAAATGTGAAACATTCACACTTTAGTTTGTCATAGAATCTCAGAATAAGGCCATTTATTAGTTGCTATGTGATTTATTTTCTACCTCTTTgtcttcaatgaagaaaatgtCTAGAAATGCATGACAGTTTTTGAATAGTTCACTTTTACtattacaatagaaaaaataaagaaacaaattataCATGCTGCCTGTCATCATCCAACCCAAATGAGTATCCCAATCCTTGGTGAATTTATCCACTTTTAAGATTTAACTGAACTATTCATTCATTACAATGCATATAACTGGCATAAAGGATCAACATACCTGTTAAGAATTATCCTCACATGTGCTGGTGTCAGAAAGCAGATTCTTTCCAGACAGCTGTAGATTGTATACCAGtttgttctctttcttttttattacttcacCAGTACACTTCTCTATTTCTCAGCTTCCTTTTTTCATGCATAATCCAGATCATACTTAATGAATTTGGTAAGTAATTttgtaaaatctaata from Pyxicephalus adspersus chromosome 4, UCB_Pads_2.0, whole genome shotgun sequence carries:
- the LOC140328405 gene encoding P2Y purinoceptor 13-like translates to MDFEISNLSGRSPAPVNCTHDIKMAQMVFPILYTVVFCLGVFMNSLSICIFCKVPTSSVFIVYLKNTVAADIIMTLALPFKIVTDSEIAPWQVKIFVCRCSAVVFYSAMYVNIILLGLIGMDRFLKIVRPFERRCMDQISIAKRISFSVWIIIFGLSTPNMILNNIKATPENVHSCAKLKTPLGMAWHKAVNYISLMIFWSVFISMTVFYTIISKKVYDSYKKSHSKDKAMRKKTKAKVFIVVIVFFLCFAPFHFMRLPYTFSQSGLITDCTVKRRLFLTKESTLWITATNIFMDPFIYVVLCKPFRKLLPGFSSSGNSSHETAINESTM